In the Sus scrofa isolate TJ Tabasco breed Duroc chromosome 7, Sscrofa11.1, whole genome shotgun sequence genome, one interval contains:
- the ANKRD66 gene encoding ankyrin repeat domain-containing protein 66 isoform X1, which produces MSCREFPKGHVSSHSCFSLVMELIKLSDMTKLHQAVAAGDYNSVKRILKKGLCDPNHKDMDWNDRTPLHWAAIKDSLWPPAETSSSYPPVSSWSLSGHLEVLQLLIDHGARPCLVTDVGWTPAHFAAESGHLHVLKTLHALHAAIDAPDFFGDTPKRIAQIYGQKACVAFLEKAEPQCRDHRQAARQKGLQLDQRDEDWDAKKREMELSLPSWNPNPEKKKSKKHRGSTKLSNTKERRA; this is translated from the exons ATGAGTTGCAGAGAATTTCCTAAGGGGCATGTTTCTTCCCacagttgtttttctttggtCATGGAATTGATCAAACTGTCCGACATGACAAAGCTCCACCAGGCCGTGGCTGCGGGGGACTACAATTCAGTGAAAAGGATTTTGAAGAAAGGTctctgtgacccaaaccacaagGACATGGACTGGAATGACCGAACCCCCCTTCACTGGGCTGCGATCAAAG ACTCGCTGTGGCCTCCTGCAGAGACATCTTCCTCTTACCCTCCTGTCTCTTCCTGGTCCCTCTCAGGACATCTGGAGGTGCTGCAGCTCCTGATAGACCACGGAGCCAGGCCCTGCCTGGTCACTGATGTGGGCTGGACCCCAGCTCATTTTGCAGCTGAGTCGGGCCACCTGCATGTGCTCAAAACGCTGCACGCGCTGCACGCCGCCATCGATGCCCCGGACTTCTTTGGAGACACGCCGAAGAGGATCGCGCAGATCTACGGGCAGAAGGCCTGTGTGGCCTTCCTGGAGAA GGCTGAGCCTCAGTGCCGGGACCACCGCCAGGCTGCCAGGCAGAAGGGGCTGCAGCTGGATCAGCGGGACGAAGACTGGGATGCCAAGAAGAGGGAGATGGAGCTGTCGCTTCCTTCCTGGAATCCAAACCCTGAgaagaaaaagagtaagaaacATCGAGGGTCCACCAAGCTCAGCAACACTAAGGAGAGGAGAGCGTGA
- the ANKRD66 gene encoding ankyrin repeat domain-containing protein 66 isoform X3, which produces MSCREFPKGHVSSHSCFSLVMELIKLSDMTKLHQAVAAGDYNSVKRILKKGLCDPNHKDMDWNDRTPLHWAAIKGHLEVLQLLIDHGARPCLVTDVGWTPAHFAAESGHLHVLKTLHALHAAIDAPDFFGDTPKRIAQIYGQKACVAFLEKAEPQCRDHRQAARQKGLQLDQRDEDWDAKKREMELSLPSWNPNPEKKKSKKHRGSTKLSNTKERRA; this is translated from the exons ATGAGTTGCAGAGAATTTCCTAAGGGGCATGTTTCTTCCCacagttgtttttctttggtCATGGAATTGATCAAACTGTCCGACATGACAAAGCTCCACCAGGCCGTGGCTGCGGGGGACTACAATTCAGTGAAAAGGATTTTGAAGAAAGGTctctgtgacccaaaccacaagGACATGGACTGGAATGACCGAACCCCCCTTCACTGGGCTGCGATCAAAG GACATCTGGAGGTGCTGCAGCTCCTGATAGACCACGGAGCCAGGCCCTGCCTGGTCACTGATGTGGGCTGGACCCCAGCTCATTTTGCAGCTGAGTCGGGCCACCTGCATGTGCTCAAAACGCTGCACGCGCTGCACGCCGCCATCGATGCCCCGGACTTCTTTGGAGACACGCCGAAGAGGATCGCGCAGATCTACGGGCAGAAGGCCTGTGTGGCCTTCCTGGAGAA GGCTGAGCCTCAGTGCCGGGACCACCGCCAGGCTGCCAGGCAGAAGGGGCTGCAGCTGGATCAGCGGGACGAAGACTGGGATGCCAAGAAGAGGGAGATGGAGCTGTCGCTTCCTTCCTGGAATCCAAACCCTGAgaagaaaaagagtaagaaacATCGAGGGTCCACCAAGCTCAGCAACACTAAGGAGAGGAGAGCGTGA
- the ANKRD66 gene encoding ankyrin repeat domain-containing protein 66 isoform X2: MELIKLSDMTKLHQAVAAGDYNSVKRILKKGLCDPNHKDMDWNDRTPLHWAAIKDSLWPPAETSSSYPPVSSWSLSGHLEVLQLLIDHGARPCLVTDVGWTPAHFAAESGHLHVLKTLHALHAAIDAPDFFGDTPKRIAQIYGQKACVAFLEKAEPQCRDHRQAARQKGLQLDQRDEDWDAKKREMELSLPSWNPNPEKKKSKKHRGSTKLSNTKERRA; encoded by the exons ATGGAATTGATCAAACTGTCCGACATGACAAAGCTCCACCAGGCCGTGGCTGCGGGGGACTACAATTCAGTGAAAAGGATTTTGAAGAAAGGTctctgtgacccaaaccacaagGACATGGACTGGAATGACCGAACCCCCCTTCACTGGGCTGCGATCAAAG ACTCGCTGTGGCCTCCTGCAGAGACATCTTCCTCTTACCCTCCTGTCTCTTCCTGGTCCCTCTCAGGACATCTGGAGGTGCTGCAGCTCCTGATAGACCACGGAGCCAGGCCCTGCCTGGTCACTGATGTGGGCTGGACCCCAGCTCATTTTGCAGCTGAGTCGGGCCACCTGCATGTGCTCAAAACGCTGCACGCGCTGCACGCCGCCATCGATGCCCCGGACTTCTTTGGAGACACGCCGAAGAGGATCGCGCAGATCTACGGGCAGAAGGCCTGTGTGGCCTTCCTGGAGAA GGCTGAGCCTCAGTGCCGGGACCACCGCCAGGCTGCCAGGCAGAAGGGGCTGCAGCTGGATCAGCGGGACGAAGACTGGGATGCCAAGAAGAGGGAGATGGAGCTGTCGCTTCCTTCCTGGAATCCAAACCCTGAgaagaaaaagagtaagaaacATCGAGGGTCCACCAAGCTCAGCAACACTAAGGAGAGGAGAGCGTGA